The sequence CAGAAATTTACGGTCGCGGTCGAGAGCAACGGCGAGTGTAGAGCAAGCCTGTGGGAGAGTTTTTCTGAATGCAAGCCTTCAGCTCGCCCCGACAACCTTTCCCTGTCAGCTTcgctcccctcttcctcctctttgctTAGAATTGTTTTATTGTCATTCATATTCTGTATTAAATTCTGACGAGGTTTCTGCTTGTTAGATTAAATTCTAGCCAAGACTAAATTGTAGCCACAAGAAGGCAGGATTCTACTTGTTTAGTCTAAAAAAGAGTTTTTGACTTATTTGATTAGATTCTAAGTCAGCTTTTGGGGGACTTTAGATACAATCTGTTAGTTGAAAAAAATATGTGTTCTTGCGCTTGAGAAATTGCTGCCAGTGTTACTGTATCATATATGAATATGTACAAGGCATCAGAAAGCAACAAGTAGCAGGAACAATTAGTTCAGTTTTAATATTATAGTGCTACTCATCCTAAATTGTGTTAACTTAATCTGCTAGACTATGGTGATGACAGAGGGGTACTGTTTTTTAAAATTGTTTCTTTGTTCCAATTATAAAGGGCCCTCTGCAAGGATATTGATTTCATCATGTGTAGAAGTTTAGTTGGACAGATATTGTTCATCAGTTTCTTAGTGCGTGCCTAGCTGTTTCCCCTTTTTACATTGCTTATTTTCTATAGGATTTCTTGAAAGATAATAGCTTGCTTCAACAATTGTAGAACGATCAtggtttctttgcattcctctacttTTATACGATTAACAATTTCATGGCTATCCTGTGTAAGAAACAGACATCATTGGCATTAGCCAATGCATTTGCGTTAAATGCCCTGTTGGTCGAGTGATGTAGTCCTATTGTGAAGATGCTTATTGTTTCATTTCTGTAATGTAGGAACATGTATATCCTTTCAAGTTCACTGATGTGGTTACCACTACAACACACGTCCCTCCAAGGACCAAGGGTGGGCATGATCTTCTACAAGGTTGTTGTCTGTGACTATTAGTATGGGATCAACTTTGCGGTGTCCCCATCGCTTCAAGTCAAGCTAATAGAGCTAAATGGTGTTCCAATTTTAGAAAGCACACTTAAGAAACATGCACACGTGTCTTTAGATCCTATGGAGCATTCCTAATAATGACCATCTATTTAACTATCTTGGATCATTACCATTACAAAATGCAGCATGGCATTCATAATGTTCAGTTATTCATAAATGTGGCATTTAATTATTCTCCTGGCATGATATTTAAGCATGTTGCATATACCAGTCTGTTGATAATTCAATTATTGATTCTGATGTACAAACATGCAAAACCATTGCCTGTTTGGATGATGCACATGAGTATGTTTTTGTTAGTTTTCGGTGATGTACGTCGTGAAGCGGGACGGGCGGACGGAGACGGTGCACTTCGACAAGATCACGGTGCGGCTCAAGAAGCTCAGCTATGGGCTCAGCCAGGAGCACCGCGACCCCGTGCTCGGTCTGCGTCAGGGTATACATGGGCGTCACCACCAGCCAGCTCGACGAGCTCGCCGCCGAGACCGCCACCCCGGTCACTGCCTCCCAGCCAGACTATGCCTCCGTACGTTCCCTCTTTCATCTGTCTCTCCCCTTCCGGTCCGTTCCGTTCCCCCTCACGGCGCCCGTGTTCGTGTCCTGGTCTGACGTATGTGCGTGTATGGTTCTTCTGCAGCTCGCGGCGAGGATTGTTGTGTCCAACCTGCCGCCAAGTGGAAATAGTCTGTGTGGCGCTCGTAAATAGAGAGCATTCTAGTAGAAAGGTACAGGAAAAAATAGGGAAACTTCTGTCATTTTCTTTGGTCTCTGAAAAATAAATGGTGATATGGGCTGATACATTGCTAAATTACATGATACAAACTCACTTCTTTTTTGATTTTTGGTTTAGTTTGTTGTGCTACAATGGCTCTCCTAGGAATGTTCTTCCATGCTTTGATGTGCACAATCCAGAAAGTGCATGCTTCCAGAAACCAAATA comes from Triticum aestivum cultivar Chinese Spring chromosome 5B, IWGSC CS RefSeq v2.1, whole genome shotgun sequence and encodes:
- the LOC123115362 gene encoding uncharacterized protein, translating into MKEVYFHYNTPDVFHEMSMSWNMYILSSSLMWLPLQHTSLQGPRVGMIFYKFSVMYVVKRDGRTETVHFDKITVRLKKLSYGLSQEHRDPVLGLRQGIHGRHHQPARRARRRDRHPGHCLPARLCLPRGEDCCVQPAAKWK